In the genome of Streptomyces violaceoruber, the window AGGGAGATCACCTCCCAGCAGTTCGCCGTCCTCAACGCCCTCAGCCGTGACCCCGGCATCGACCAACGCACCCTGGCGCGCTTCACCTCACTGGACCGTTCGACGGTCAACCACATCGTCCGCCGGCTTACCGAGCAGCACTACGTCAGTCAGGTACGCGACGAGGAGGACCGTCGGCGGACCTTGCTGAGTCTCACCGATCAGGGAGCCGAACTGCTCGACTCCCTGATCGGTCCGGCCGAGGCCGTCAACGAGCAACTGCTCGAGGCGCTTCCCGGTGACGAACGCAAGCTGGCCGTCGACGTCCTTCGCAAGATCGCGTCGCTGGACGCCGAGGCACTCAGCGACGGCCAGTGAGCTCGGTGAAGCGCGGGACGTCCAGGTAGCGAGGAAGGACTCACGCCTTGACCCGTCACACCCTGCGCAGCGCGCCTTCCTCCCCTTCCCCGCAGGAATCCGGTTCCCCGCCCGCCACCGCAACAGGGCCCGTCATCGGCCGGGCTCTGCGCATCCTCGGTGCCTTCAGCGCACAACGTCCTCACCTGTCCCTGAGCGAGCTGGCCCGGCGATCAGGTCTGCCCGTGTCCACCGTGCACCGCATGCTGGGTGACCTGCTCGTGTGGGGCGCTCTGGAACGCGACGCGCAAGGCCGCTACCGCATCGGGCTGCGGCTGTGGGAGGTCGCATCCTTGGCTCCGCGCAGTCAAGGGCTGCGCGAGCGCGCACTGCCCTACCTGGAAGACCTCTCCTCCCTCGTCCGTGAGAACGTCCAGCTCGCCGTCCGTGACGCAAGCGAGGTGGTCTTCATCGAACGCATCGCGCCGAGCTGTGCCGTGCCCACGCTGACACGAGTGGGAGGACGGCTGGGCATCACCACGACAGCGGCTGGACTGGTGCTGCTCGCTCACGCACCGGCAGCCGTTCAGGAGGAAGCTCTCGCGCGGACGATACCCCGGCACACCCCGTTCACGCTCACCGACAGCGGCCGGCTCAGGGCGGTCCTCGCCCAGGCACGCACGTGCGGCTACGCGGTCAGCGACCGGCAACTGTCCACCGACACCCTCTCCGTCGCCGCGCCCGTCACCACCGACGACGGCGAGGTGACCGCAGCCGTCTCCGCGGTGGTCCGGCACGGGTCCACGTCCGTCGGAGCGCTCGCCGATCTGGTCCGCTCATGCGGCCGCGCCATTTCGCGAGCTCTTGACACACCCGACCTCTGAAGGACATCGGCCCGCCACACTTGTTTCCCGGCATCCGGGAAACCACCTGGCCGCGCGAGAGCGCCGCTCGCACCATGACTGCTCCCACTGCCGAACCCGAGGCTGCCGCCCACGGCGCGCCGACGAGCCGGTTCGGCCATCCCGCAGTCGACAACGGAGTGCTGCCATGGAGAAGTGCCCCCACCGCCCCACCGCCCCGCAGGCCGTCCGGTGACCGCCCGCCTCACGCAGGCCCTGGACGACGGGCCCATGAGCCGCTTCCAGTGGGGTGCGATCGCCATCTGCGTGCTGCTCAACACCCTTGACGGCTTCGACGTGCTGGTCATGTCCTTCACCGGGAAGACGATCTCCGGCGAGTGGCACCTCGATGCCGGTACCCTCGGGCTGCTGCTGAGCAGCGGGCTGGCGGGCATGGCGTTGGGCGCCCTGCTCATCGCTCCCCAGGCCGACCGGATCGGCCGGCGCCCCGTCATCCTGGCCGGCCTGGCCCTCGCAGCCGCGGGCATGCTGCTGTCCTCGGTCAGTCAGAACTGGCAGCAGTTGGGGGCGCTGCGCCTGCTCACAGGCGTCGGCATCGGCGCCGTTCTCGCCTGCAGCAACGTCATCGCCGGTGAGTTCGCCTCCCGCCGCTGGCGCGGTCTGGCCGTCAGCCTCAACTCCACCGGGTACGCCGTGGGAGCGACAATCGGCGGCGTCTCTTCGGTCGCCCTCATCGACCGCTACGGCTGGCGCTCGGTGTTCCTGGCCGGCGGACTCGCCACCCTGGCCGTCATTCCCCTTGCCTTCCGTCTCCTGCCGGAATCGCTCGACTTCCTCCTCAGCAGGAGACCCGCCAATGCCCTGAGCCGTGTCAACGAGCTGGCCCGCCGCATGGGGCAGCCACACCTGTCCACGCTCCCGGACAAGGAACCGACGACGCTCACCTCCGCAGGCGGGTTCCGCCGCCTTCTGGCGCCGGATCTCCGCCGCCCCACCCTGGTGCTGTGGGGTGCCTTCTTCCTCGTCATGGCCGCCTTCTACTTCGTCACAAGCTGGACGCCGACTCTCCTCGTGGAGGCCGGGATGTCCGCGACACAGAGCCTGACCGGCGGAACGCTGCTCAACCTGGGCGGTGTCTTCGGCACCGCACTCCTGGGCGCACTGGCCGCGCGGTACGCGCTCGGCAGCGTCCTGCGTACCTA includes:
- a CDS encoding MarR family winged helix-turn-helix transcriptional regulator, which translates into the protein MAHALELHNYVGHLIRRAEQVHTALWYRHVSREITSQQFAVLNALSRDPGIDQRTLARFTSLDRSTVNHIVRRLTEQHYVSQVRDEEDRRRTLLSLTDQGAELLDSLIGPAEAVNEQLLEALPGDERKLAVDVLRKIASLDAEALSDGQ
- a CDS encoding IclR family transcriptional regulator; translated protein: MTRHTLRSAPSSPSPQESGSPPATATGPVIGRALRILGAFSAQRPHLSLSELARRSGLPVSTVHRMLGDLLVWGALERDAQGRYRIGLRLWEVASLAPRSQGLRERALPYLEDLSSLVRENVQLAVRDASEVVFIERIAPSCAVPTLTRVGGRLGITTTAAGLVLLAHAPAAVQEEALARTIPRHTPFTLTDSGRLRAVLAQARTCGYAVSDRQLSTDTLSVAAPVTTDDGEVTAAVSAVVRHGSTSVGALADLVRSCGRAISRALDTPDL
- a CDS encoding MFS transporter, whose product is MPPPPHRPAGRPVTARLTQALDDGPMSRFQWGAIAICVLLNTLDGFDVLVMSFTGKTISGEWHLDAGTLGLLLSSGLAGMALGALLIAPQADRIGRRPVILAGLALAAAGMLLSSVSQNWQQLGALRLLTGVGIGAVLACSNVIAGEFASRRWRGLAVSLNSTGYAVGATIGGVSSVALIDRYGWRSVFLAGGLATLAVIPLAFRLLPESLDFLLSRRPANALSRVNELARRMGQPHLSTLPDKEPTTLTSAGGFRRLLAPDLRRPTLVLWGAFFLVMAAFYFVTSWTPTLLVEAGMSATQSLTGGTLLNLGGVFGTALLGALAARYALGSVLRTYLFVSAALAVAFAASTDTLVLAFCIGAVIGVAVNGCIAGLYALTPSVYPAPLRATGVGAAISVGRVGAIIAPTTAGWLLDAGWTPLALYITTGAVFCAAGLLLLAMRAEQPTAKVARGSERTSTPL